One genomic segment of Aulosira sp. FACHB-615 includes these proteins:
- a CDS encoding DUF6464 family protein has translation MSQCRIMPKIDFFYVVALSIIVLNAVVMFTQAGIFGVARGTIWMSVWGVLGYWDWQVQRRKRIEQEQELAEAVNRVKPDFVGDRTCKNNAKSPYIRCAINPCGPCKECKYYEQ, from the coding sequence TTGTCGCAGTGTCGCATTATGCCCAAAATTGATTTTTTCTATGTCGTTGCGCTATCAATCATCGTTCTCAACGCCGTCGTTATGTTCACCCAAGCGGGAATTTTTGGTGTTGCCCGCGGAACCATCTGGATGAGCGTCTGGGGAGTGCTGGGTTATTGGGATTGGCAAGTCCAGAGACGCAAGCGGATAGAGCAAGAGCAAGAGCTTGCTGAAGCAGTGAATAGAGTAAAACCCGACTTTGTAGGCGATCGCACCTGCAAAAACAACGCGAAGTCACCATATATTAGATGTGCTATTAATCCTTGCGGCCCGTGCAAAGAGTGTAAGTATTATGAGCAATAG
- a CDS encoding HU family DNA-binding protein: MNKGELIDAVADKTGITKKQADAVLTAATEAIVEAVANGDKVTLVGFGTFEPRDRKAREGRNPKTNEKLEIPATRVPGFSAGKNFKELVAAAKD; the protein is encoded by the coding sequence ATGAATAAGGGCGAATTGATTGACGCAGTAGCGGACAAAACAGGTATCACCAAAAAGCAAGCTGATGCAGTGCTAACTGCTGCAACAGAGGCGATCGTTGAAGCGGTCGCTAATGGCGACAAGGTGACGCTTGTGGGCTTTGGAACTTTTGAACCCAGGGACAGAAAAGCCCGTGAAGGACGCAACCCCAAGACAAATGAGAAACTAGAAATTCCGGCGACTAGAGTACCAGGATTCTCTGCCGGAAAAAATTTCAAGGAGTTGGTTGCAGCAGCGAAAGACTAA
- a CDS encoding DUF4055 domain-containing protein — MEELQLLGDCWNGLKGREKAYLPREAKEPPQAWSDRIRRTTFDNRFEPAIKDYAGLLSVFSLNDDVAQSILDNQDNIDQCGNDLWTFFHEADQYCLRDGWCGIMVEFPPADESINSQADLLASDRRPYLVLVDRRDILNWRTIKVNGKPVLVQVTIREVRLEPDGDFGEKEAIYYRVLRPGEYFVFQILESKVGGSEIILIEQGTTSLDSIPLVYYSVTESQLFAAKAPFYNLAKLNIEHYQKRSQLNEVLRKCNLPVPVRKGLIRTVDDLKKVPPLVIGPNSVLDIPTEGDFFFAEPSGSAIAASKEDLKDLEAAMNRMTLDFLTSGDHQKTATEVVLDSTKTSANLKGVSRRKESAMQQVFDYWVQYTGEIEGGSIAMDEDLLSMPTTPEQVDKLESLATGGFISQRTLLLLLQRGKVLPRQFNIDEEVAATEQVQQDEILADAQNIQAEGDTLDPSSTL, encoded by the coding sequence TTGGAAGAATTGCAGCTGCTGGGAGATTGCTGGAATGGGTTGAAAGGCAGAGAGAAAGCCTATTTACCGCGAGAGGCGAAAGAACCGCCCCAAGCCTGGAGCGATCGCATTCGCCGCACAACTTTCGACAATCGCTTTGAACCCGCAATCAAAGACTATGCAGGACTTTTGAGCGTTTTTAGCTTAAATGATGATGTCGCCCAATCGATACTTGACAACCAGGACAATATTGACCAGTGTGGCAATGACTTATGGACATTTTTCCATGAAGCTGACCAATACTGCCTTAGAGATGGTTGGTGCGGGATTATGGTTGAATTCCCGCCAGCAGATGAAAGCATCAATTCTCAAGCTGATTTGTTGGCAAGCGATCGCCGTCCTTACCTAGTCTTGGTAGACCGCCGTGACATCCTCAACTGGCGAACAATCAAGGTAAATGGTAAACCCGTACTAGTTCAGGTAACAATCAGAGAAGTTCGTCTTGAGCCAGATGGTGACTTTGGAGAAAAAGAAGCGATATACTACCGGGTGCTACGTCCAGGCGAATATTTTGTTTTCCAAATTCTTGAAAGCAAAGTAGGCGGATCTGAAATAATCCTGATTGAGCAGGGGACAACCAGCCTAGATTCAATCCCTCTTGTTTATTACTCGGTCACAGAATCGCAACTCTTTGCAGCCAAAGCACCTTTTTACAACCTAGCCAAACTGAATATCGAACACTACCAAAAGCGCAGTCAACTTAATGAAGTGCTGAGAAAGTGTAACTTGCCTGTGCCGGTGAGAAAGGGTTTAATCAGAACGGTAGATGATCTCAAAAAAGTCCCGCCGCTGGTGATTGGCCCGAACAGTGTCCTGGATATCCCGACGGAAGGGGACTTCTTTTTTGCTGAACCTTCAGGAAGCGCGATCGCAGCTTCCAAGGAAGATTTGAAAGATTTAGAAGCCGCGATGAATCGCATGACATTGGACTTTTTGACTAGTGGCGATCATCAAAAAACTGCAACTGAAGTTGTTCTGGACTCCACAAAAACCAGTGCCAACTTAAAAGGTGTGTCCCGCCGTAAAGAATCGGCCATGCAGCAGGTATTTGATTATTGGGTGCAGTATACCGGGGAGATTGAAGGTGGCAGCATTGCAATGGATGAAGATTTATTGTCTATGCCGACCACACCGGAACAAGTCGATAAACTTGAATCCCTTGCCACAGGTGGATTTATCAGCCAGCGCACACTACTGCTGCTACTGCAACGAGGCAAGGTTTTACCGCGCCAATTCAATATTGATGAGGAAGTGGCGGCGACAGAGCAAGTTCAACAAGATGAGATTTTAGCTGATGCCCAAAACATTCAAGCCGAAGGGGACACCCTTGACCCAAGCTCAACTCTTTAA
- a CDS encoding DUF6527 family protein — MSKLLPIEESGQIVGYLFDCPGCGNSHAPYIRPFKNDKGASWTFNGDMNKPTFQPSILAKVERTDGSKIMVCHSFVTDGRIQFLSDCTHELAGRTVDLPEQ, encoded by the coding sequence ATGAGCAAGTTGCTACCTATTGAAGAGAGCGGGCAAATAGTTGGCTACCTCTTTGATTGCCCAGGCTGCGGCAATTCTCACGCTCCTTATATTCGCCCATTTAAAAACGACAAGGGAGCAAGTTGGACTTTTAACGGCGATATGAACAAGCCAACTTTTCAACCAAGTATTTTGGCTAAGGTTGAACGAACCGACGGCAGTAAAATAATGGTGTGTCATAGCTTTGTGACTGACGGACGAATTCAATTCTTGAGCGACTGCACTCATGAACTAGCAGGGCGGACAGTTGATTTACCTGAACAATAA
- a CDS encoding Gp49 family protein, which yields MSSNRVTPEQIAALLDSAETQEHVFWSKELVVSYKLSNGFTICGRGACVDPANFDIEIGRRVARENAENQLWQLEGYVLQNKLHEQGAL from the coding sequence ATGAGCAGCAATCGAGTAACACCAGAGCAAATCGCAGCACTTTTAGACAGTGCAGAAACACAAGAACACGTATTTTGGAGCAAAGAATTAGTTGTCAGCTACAAACTGTCCAATGGCTTTACAATTTGCGGACGCGGCGCGTGCGTTGACCCTGCAAATTTTGACATTGAAATTGGCAGAAGAGTTGCTAGAGAGAATGCTGAAAACCAGCTATGGCAGCTAGAAGGCTATGTGCTGCAAAATAAACTGCATGAACAAGGGGCGTTGTGA
- a CDS encoding ATP-binding protein, translated as MVAVDWLRLFKQQNQSAIGLAITMSITGLGLSVYSLSGTKYDVIEFCFKPKQINNRAARYCTQDKRYIIPEGYWRQEDYVPANPRFQPEGTFVLSDKAYRLRTISATNPKAVNWSVVSLLFLASSTSLVSKRLQRYKREFVAYFEQLKTDLNQEIALNEQQREITSHKITTETEYIKDRITYNDEAARYLDKSGGERDFDREQAIKNNELAELQRQTQIAKLKAEIAKQEAEAAKFRSEANRHLSAVVDPVELIDEIDYESLCPGKVGEIEFYDWRDLIDDAVGIIIAGNSGSGKTSVAVWVAGWLTKDEAAMLLALDPHANVNVLWEELGIYAIADFKLIEKQLLILLDLLDERRSLSREQLDLEPSVIVFADEINACLENFEDKENMELAIKRLGSEARKYKIALIALNQSSNVDDLGISGQMRNNYLLIGLNATARQIAGRWKKDDPRRKHIEEVAYSCVVCGSVPEQVAVHPTHHSYKQFKKKGNKPRGLLPINQLPLTIKLASPVDTQTDWHEDLIVWAQELGRVPNPAEIKDKWQEIMGQAPTSKQLELLHEYLLNQA; from the coding sequence ATGGTAGCAGTGGATTGGCTGAGGCTATTTAAGCAACAAAATCAATCTGCAATTGGACTGGCGATCACAATGTCTATCACAGGCTTGGGGCTGTCGGTCTATTCTTTGTCCGGCACTAAATATGACGTGATTGAATTTTGCTTTAAGCCTAAACAAATTAACAATCGCGCCGCCAGATACTGCACCCAAGACAAGCGGTACATCATCCCCGAAGGCTACTGGCGACAAGAAGATTATGTACCTGCTAACCCACGTTTTCAGCCGGAGGGGACATTTGTTTTATCTGATAAAGCATACCGATTGCGAACAATTTCAGCCACTAATCCAAAGGCTGTTAATTGGTCGGTGGTCAGTTTATTATTTTTAGCTAGTAGCACGTCGTTGGTATCAAAAAGGCTGCAACGCTATAAGCGAGAATTTGTAGCTTATTTTGAGCAACTAAAGACCGATTTAAATCAAGAGATAGCACTCAACGAACAACAACGTGAAATTACTTCGCACAAAATTACGACTGAAACTGAGTACATAAAAGATAGAATTACTTACAATGATGAAGCGGCAAGATACTTAGATAAATCAGGCGGTGAACGCGATTTTGACCGAGAACAGGCTATTAAAAATAATGAACTAGCGGAACTCCAACGCCAAACACAAATCGCTAAATTAAAGGCAGAAATAGCCAAGCAAGAAGCGGAAGCAGCAAAGTTTAGAAGTGAAGCGAATAGGCATTTGTCTGCTGTGGTTGACCCCGTAGAATTGATCGACGAAATTGATTACGAGTCCCTGTGTCCTGGCAAGGTCGGAGAGATTGAATTTTACGATTGGCGAGACTTGATTGATGACGCGGTGGGTATTATCATCGCTGGCAATTCGGGAAGTGGCAAGACATCAGTCGCGGTCTGGGTGGCTGGCTGGCTAACTAAGGATGAAGCAGCAATGCTACTCGCCTTAGACCCCCACGCTAATGTGAATGTACTGTGGGAGGAATTAGGAATTTATGCGATCGCGGACTTCAAGTTAATAGAAAAACAGTTGCTCATACTGCTTGATCTGCTAGATGAGAGGCGATCGCTTTCCAGGGAACAACTAGATTTAGAGCCATCAGTAATTGTTTTTGCTGATGAAATTAACGCCTGCCTTGAGAACTTTGAAGATAAAGAAAACATGGAATTGGCTATCAAGAGGTTAGGCAGTGAGGCCAGGAAATACAAGATTGCCCTCATCGCCCTCAATCAATCTTCAAACGTTGATGACTTAGGCATCTCTGGGCAGATGCGAAACAATTATTTACTGATTGGATTGAACGCTACTGCTAGGCAAATCGCCGGACGCTGGAAGAAAGACGATCCACGCCGCAAGCACATTGAAGAAGTAGCTTACAGTTGTGTTGTTTGTGGTTCCGTCCCCGAACAAGTCGCAGTCCACCCCACGCACCACAGTTACAAACAGTTTAAGAAGAAGGGTAACAAGCCCAGGGGATTACTCCCGATTAACCAGCTTCCCTTGACTATTAAATTAGCTTCCCCTGTAGATACACAAACCGACTGGCATGAAGACTTGATTGTATGGGCGCAAGAGCTAGGACGAGTACCAAACCCCGCAGAAATAAAAGACAAGTGGCAAGAAATAATGGGACAAGCACCAACCAGCAAGCAATTAGAACTACTGCACGAGTATCTACTAAATCAGGCTTGA